The genomic region GCGCCGGGCTGCGCGGTCTGGCCGCCGGTCCAGCTGACCTCGGCGGCCGTGAGCCGCGGGGAGAGCTGGGCGCGCACCCAGTCGGCCTTGGCGTCGACGTCGAGGCCGGTGAGCACGAACTCCACGGTGTTGCGGAAGCCGCCGAGCTCGTTGACGCAGACCTTGAGCTGCTCCGGCGGCGGGCCGCCGCGGACGCCGGTGACCGCGACCCGGTCCGGGCCGGCCTGCTCGAGGCGGACCGTCTCCAGGTGGGTGGCGACGTCGGGGTTGAGGTAGCGGGTGGACTGGATCTCGTAGACCAGCTGCGCGGTGACGGTGTCGACGGTGACCGCGCCGCCGGTCCCGGCGTGCTTGGTGATGACGCTGGAGCCGTCCGCGGCGATCTCGGCGAGCGGGAAGCCGAGCGGCAGCGCGGGGTCCCGGCCGTCGGCGAGCAGCTCGCGGAACCCGGAGAAGTTCCCGCCGGTCGCCTGGGTGCCGCACTCCAGCACGTGGCCGGCCACGACGGCGCCCGCCAGCTCGTCGTACGACGTGGGCGTCCAGCCGAAGCGGGCGGCGGCGGGTCCGACGACCAGGGAGGCGTCGGTGACCCGGCCGGTGACGACGATGTCGGCGCCGCGGGTCAGGGCGGCGGCGATGCCGAAGCCGCCGAGATAGGCGTTGGCGGTGAGCGCGCCTCCGAAGCCGAGCTCGGCGGCCTGCGCGCGCAGGTCGTCGCCCTCGACGTGGGCGACCTGCGGGTCCAGGCCGAGCCCGCGGGCCACTTCGCGGACCCGGTCGGCCAGCCCGGCCGGGTTGAGCCCGCCGGCGTTGCTGACGATGCGGACCCCCCGCTCCAGCGCCAGGCCCAGGCAGTCCTCGAGCTGGCGCAGGTGGCTGCGGGCGTAGCCCAGGGACGGGTCCTTCATCGTGTCCCGGCCCAGGATCAGCATCGTGAGCTCGGCGAGGTAGTCGCCGGTCAGCACGTCGAGCGGGCCGCCCTCGAGCATCTCCCGCATCGCGGCGGCCCGGTCGCCGTAGAAGCCCGAGCAGTTGCCGATCCGCAGCACGTCGTCCGGCGCGCTCATCGGCGGTCCCGCCCCGGGCCGGCCGGGCCGGCGAAGGCCTGGGCGATCGTGAGCCACTGCTCGGCGTCGGCGCCGAGCGCCACCAGGTCGGTGTCGTCGCGGTGCACCCGCTGGGTGACCAGCCGGCAGAAGTCGTACGCCGACCCGGTGACCGACTGCGCGGCGTCCTCGGGACCCCACGCCCAGGTCTCGCCGGACGGCGCGGTCAGCTGGATCCGGAACTCCGCGGCCGGGGCGTCCAGGCCCCGGTTGCGGAACGCGTAGTCGCGGGTCCGGACGCCGAGGTGGGCGACGTGGCGGATCCGGTCGGTCGGTGCGGTCCCGGTCCCCAGCGCCTCGTGCACGTCGAGCGCGTGCGCCCAGGTCTCCATGAAGCGGGCGGTCGCCATCGAGGCCGGCGACATCGGCGGCCCGAACCACGGCATCCGCTCGTCGTCGGGGAAGTCCAGCAGCGCCGCCCGCAGCCCGTCGCGCGCGGCGCCCCAGCGGGCCAGCAGCGCCGGCGGCTCGAGCGCGGCGATCTGGTGGGCGCTGGCGTCGACGTACCCCTCGGGGTCGGCGATGGCCTCCAGCACCTTCTCGTCCCAGGCCGCCTTCCCCTCCGGGGTCAGGCTGCCCGCCGCGAGCATGGCGACCTCGTCGGTCCACAGCAGGTGCGCGATCTGGGTGGCCACGGTCCAGCCCTCGGCGGGCGTCGGCGTCGCCCAGCCGTCGGCGTCGAGGCCGGCCACCGCGCTCCACAGGGTGTCGCCCTCGGCGGTCAGGTCGGCGAGCAGGTCGTCGAGCAGGGTCATGCGCTCTCCTTCGTCGGCGCCGGGGCGAGCGCGGCGTCGAGGGTGCGGGCCCACTGGTCGAGGATCCGGGCCCGTCGGCGGGTGTCGTCGGTGATGGTCTGGGCCAGGCCGAGGCCGCGGACCAGGTCGAGGGTGGCCTGCACGAGCTCGCGCGACCCGTCGCGGGACTCGTCGGCGCCGAGCAGCTCGACGGTCAGGTGGTGGATCTCGCGGCCGACGCGCTGCTCCAGCGGCGCCACGGCGGCCAGCAGCGCCGGGTCGGTGCGGGCGGCGACCCACAGCTCGAGGGCCGCGGTGAAGACCGGCGAGGTGAAGTGGTCGGCGAGCATCTGAAGCACCGCCCGGGTGCGCCGCTCCCCCGTCGGCAGCCGCTCGGCCGCGGCGCTCAGCTCGGCGGCGCGCACCTCGGCGACGTGCTCCACGGCGGCGACGACCAGTGCGTTCTTGCTCGGGAAGTGGTGCAGCTGAGCCCCGCGGCTGACCCCGGCGCGCTCGGAGACCAGCGTGGTCGAGGTCCCGGCGAAGCCGCGCTCGACGAGCAGCTCCACGGTCGCCTCCAGCAGCCGGGCGCGCATGGCCCGCGACCGCTCCTCCTGCGGAACCCGAGTCGGGGATGTGGTGCCGGTCACGGCTGAAGCATGCCCCGCCCCCCAACAAACAGTCAAGCCTGCTTTTTTCTACCGGTTGAATCGGGACTCCCGCCCGTCGAGTCGGGGGTTTCGCCGGTCGAGTCGGGACTCCCGCCCGTCGAGTCGGGGGTTCTGTACGCCGAGTCGGGAGTTGCGGATGGGCCCGGGGCCCGTCAGTCGATCCGCGCCGCCAGGGGCAGCCGGCTGCGGACCGTCAGGCCGACCAGGGCCGCGGTCAGCAGCGGCAGGCCGACGACTACCGAGCCGATGAGCAACCAGGGGATGTCGACGAAGTGGTCGGGCAGGCCGGCGCCGTCCGGCCGCCACCCGGACCCGGTGAGCGGATAGGTGACCGCCCACCCGGGCACGAACCCGACCACCGCGCCGAGCACCGACCCCACCAGCCCGATCACCAACGCGTACGACGCCGCAACGGCGCGCCGCAGCCGGGGCGCGGCACCGACCGCGGAGAGGGTCGCCAGGTCCGCCCGCGCGTCGGAGAGCGCGAGCGAGGTGGCGGTGACCGTCCCGGCCAGCATCAGCACCGCGCCCAGGGCACCCAGCGCCACCTGCACCAGGCTGGCGAAAGCCGGGCGCTGGTAGCCCCGCTCGACCTCGACCTGGCTGTGCGGGGCCACGGCGGCCAGGGCCGCCTTCAGCTCGCGCTCGGCGGTCCGGGACACCGGGCCGCGGATGGCCAGGCCCACCGTGGCGACCGGCAGGTCGAGCTCGGCGGCGGCCTGCGGAGAGAGGACGGCGGACATCGCGAGCACGTCGGGCGCGAGATCGACCACGGCCACCGGAGCCTCGATCCGCCGGCGCTCGAGGTCACGCTCGTCCACAGCGTCGTACGACGTCCGCTCCAGCTCGACATGGCCGCGGTCCCCCGGCACCGGGACGTGGCTGAAGCCGACCGCCCCGCCCGCGGCCAGGGCCCGGTCCGCGCGCACCCGGTCGCCCTCGGAGATCCCGGTCAGCGCCGAGGGCAGCCGGTCCCCGACCACGATGCCGGCCCCGAGCGCCGCCCCCCACTCATCGCGCTGCGCAGCCCCGGCCGGGGTACGGACCGCCAGCTCGAGGCTCTCGCTGTCGGGCTCGACCACCCCGCGGATCTCTTCGAGGTCCGCGTCGGGCAGCTGCTCGGCGACGCTGGCGCGCAGCGCCGCCCAGTCGGCTGCGGGGTCGGCGTAGCCGGTGTCCGGGTCGGGGACCGTGGCCAGCGCCGCACCGTGCCTCAGCGTGGAGACGTGGGTCGCGGCGCTCTCGGCCTCGTCGCTAGCCGTGGCGATACCGAGCGCGACCACCCCGCAGACGGTCGCGGCCACCGCGGCCACCGCGGGCACGGTGCGGCTGCGGTGCCGGGCGGCGTCACGCACGGCGTACCGCAGCGGGAGGGGGAGGCCGCGGCCCAGGCGGGCCACGGTCGCGACCACCACCGGCACCAGCAGCACCATCCCGAGCACCGCCAGGATCGCGGCGGCCGTCACCCGGATCTCGCCGCCGGGACGGCTGCCGGCCGCGGCGCCGGCGATCCCGAGGCCGAGCAGGACCAGGCCGAGGAGCGGCGAGCGCAGGGAGGGCGGTCCCTCCCCGCGGCGACCGCCGAGGACGGCGACCACGTCCTGGCGCGACGCGGTCCACGCCGGGACCGCGGCAGCCAGCAGGGCGGCCACGAGCGCGAAGCCGGCGATCCCCAGCAGCCAGGCCCACGGCGGGTCGAACGGGCCGAACCACTCCCCCGACCAGTGCTGGGCGACCGGCACCAGGACCGCGCCGAGGCCGAGGCCGGCGAGCAGTCCGACGACGGCGGAGAGCCCGCCGACGACCACGGCGGTCCCCAGGACGACGCGCCGCGCCTGCGCCGGAGTGCCCCCGGCGGCGGCGACCAGGGCGATCGTGCGGGCCTGGCGGCGCGCCCCGACGGCGAACGCCGGGCCGGCCAGCAGCACCACCTCGATCAGGATCATCGCCACGATCAGGCCGACGATCGCCGCGAGCGCGTCGTCGTCCGCGTACCCGTAGTCCTCCGCCTCGGGCGGCGGGTCCTCGACCACGGCGCGGGAGAGCACGAAGGCGCCGAGGGCGTTCAGGATGCGGACCTCCTCCCAGGTGACCGGACCGCCACCGACCAGCCAGGTGGTGGTGCGCTCCGGCGTACCCCTGTCCTTCGCGGCGGCGGCGAGCGTCCCGGGGAGCCCGATCGCCTGCTCCCAGGTCCGGCTCGACGGATCCCGGGCGATCCCGACCACGGTCGGGGCGAGGAGCTCCTCCTGGTCGGGTCCGAGCACGCTCAGCTGGTCCCCGAGGTCGATCCCGTGCTCGGTCAGCGGCTCGGTGACCACGACCTCGTCGGCCGAGCTCGCCCAGCGGCCCGACGTCAGGTCGAACAGTCCCTCGGCGAGCGGGTCCGTGCCGTCGAGCTCGTGGGCGCCGACGGTGACGGGCCCGTCCGGCACCGACACCAGGACCTCGTCGTACCTCGTCTCCAGGGCGGGCACGTCCCTGCCGAGGGCGGCGTGCACCTCCGCGAGGGTCGCCCGGCCCTCGCGCACGTCGTCGGACCAGCCGCTCGTCTCGTCGGGGTCGACTGCCTGCTCGACCTGGCCGACACCGTCCTCCAC from Nocardioides pantholopis harbors:
- a CDS encoding TIGR03084 family metal-binding protein, whose protein sequence is MTLLDDLLADLTAEGDTLWSAVAGLDADGWATPTPAEGWTVATQIAHLLWTDEVAMLAAGSLTPEGKAAWDEKVLEAIADPEGYVDASAHQIAALEPPALLARWGAARDGLRAALLDFPDDERMPWFGPPMSPASMATARFMETWAHALDVHEALGTGTAPTDRIRHVAHLGVRTRDYAFRNRGLDAPAAEFRIQLTAPSGETWAWGPEDAAQSVTGSAYDFCRLVTQRVHRDDTDLVALGADAEQWLTIAQAFAGPAGPGRDRR
- a CDS encoding acyclic terpene utilization AtuA family protein encodes the protein MSAPDDVLRIGNCSGFYGDRAAAMREMLEGGPLDVLTGDYLAELTMLILGRDTMKDPSLGYARSHLRQLEDCLGLALERGVRIVSNAGGLNPAGLADRVREVARGLGLDPQVAHVEGDDLRAQAAELGFGGALTANAYLGGFGIAAALTRGADIVVTGRVTDASLVVGPAAARFGWTPTSYDELAGAVVAGHVLECGTQATGGNFSGFRELLADGRDPALPLGFPLAEIAADGSSVITKHAGTGGAVTVDTVTAQLVYEIQSTRYLNPDVATHLETVRLEQAGPDRVAVTGVRGGPPPEQLKVCVNELGGFRNTVEFVLTGLDVDAKADWVRAQLSPRLTAAEVSWTGGQTAQPGAETEEGAATLLRCTVMDPRPDPCGRAFTAAAVELGLGSYPGFTLTAPPGPATPYGVYRAAYVDRAAVTHTVVHADGTREVVADPTEFGPAGTDPEVRDAGRRPSPYPAPPDTLTRRVPLGSFVHARSGDKGGDANLGLWVANDGSPLHAQRVSWLAKLLSPRKVRELVPEAADLDLDVYVLPNLGAVNVVIRGLLGQGVAASTRFDPQAKALGEWVRSRPVHVQEDLL
- a CDS encoding ABC transporter permease — protein: MTRARVGRLRVWLGGWRVAVRLAGREAWRAKRRTALMLVLITLPVLAVTTAAVVVRTADVSTLEGIDRRLGSADAEIRVEDGVGQVEQAVDPDETSGWSDDVREGRATLAEVHAALGRDVPALETRYDEVLVSVPDGPVTVGAHELDGTDPLAEGLFDLTSGRWASSADEVVVTEPLTEHGIDLGDQLSVLGPDQEELLAPTVVGIARDPSSRTWEQAIGLPGTLAAAAKDRGTPERTTTWLVGGGPVTWEEVRILNALGAFVLSRAVVEDPPPEAEDYGYADDDALAAIVGLIVAMILIEVVLLAGPAFAVGARRQARTIALVAAAGGTPAQARRVVLGTAVVVGGLSAVVGLLAGLGLGAVLVPVAQHWSGEWFGPFDPPWAWLLGIAGFALVAALLAAAVPAWTASRQDVVAVLGGRRGEGPPSLRSPLLGLVLLGLGIAGAAAGSRPGGEIRVTAAAILAVLGMVLLVPVVVATVARLGRGLPLPLRYAVRDAARHRSRTVPAVAAVAATVCGVVALGIATASDEAESAATHVSTLRHGAALATVPDPDTGYADPAADWAALRASVAEQLPDADLEEIRGVVEPDSESLELAVRTPAGAAQRDEWGAALGAGIVVGDRLPSALTGISEGDRVRADRALAAGGAVGFSHVPVPGDRGHVELERTSYDAVDERDLERRRIEAPVAVVDLAPDVLAMSAVLSPQAAAELDLPVATVGLAIRGPVSRTAERELKAALAAVAPHSQVEVERGYQRPAFASLVQVALGALGAVLMLAGTVTATSLALSDARADLATLSAVGAAPRLRRAVAASYALVIGLVGSVLGAVVGFVPGWAVTYPLTGSGWRPDGAGLPDHFVDIPWLLIGSVVVGLPLLTAALVGLTVRSRLPLAARID
- a CDS encoding TetR/AcrR family transcriptional regulator; translated protein: MTGTTSPTRVPQEERSRAMRARLLEATVELLVERGFAGTSTTLVSERAGVSRGAQLHHFPSKNALVVAAVEHVAEVRAAELSAAAERLPTGERRTRAVLQMLADHFTSPVFTAALELWVAARTDPALLAAVAPLEQRVGREIHHLTVELLGADESRDGSRELVQATLDLVRGLGLAQTITDDTRRRARILDQWARTLDAALAPAPTKESA